The Candidatus Deferrimicrobiaceae bacterium genomic sequence CGCGCGGGTCGAGCGACGCGAGCGGCACGGCGCCGTTGGTCTCGACGAGGACGGCGTACCCGTGGTCGAGCAGCGCCCGCACGAGGCCGAACGCCTCGGGCTGGAGCAGCGGCTCCCCGCCGGTGACCGCCACGCGCGGCACGGCGAATGCCGCGACCTGGACGAGGATTTCCTCGATCGAGGCCTCGTCGCCGCCCTCGTAGGCATAGGCCGTGTCGCAGTACCGGCAGCGCAGGTTGCAGCCGGTCAGCCGGACGAAGACGAAGGGCAATCCCGCGTGCGACGATTCCCCCTGGATGCTGGCGAAGATTTCGGTGATCCGGAGCATGGGATCATTCTATCCGCTTCCGGTTGATCCTGCCCCGCCCGTGTGTTGAAATGGCGCGATGCGTCTTCCACTGCGCGCGGTCATCGTGCTGCTGCTCGTCCTGTTCGCCGTCCTGCCGGCGGCGCTGATCGGCGCCATCTCCTACGACGGAAGCCGGGAGGCGGTCCGGGCGATGTCGCAGTCGCTGCGCGGGGAGATCGTCTCCCGTGTCGCGCAGCACCTCGACCATTTCCTCGAGTCCGCCGCCCGCGTGAACCAGGCCAACGTGGAATCCGCACGGCAGGGCCTCCTCCCCCTGGAGGACCGCGAGGCGATGGCCCGCTATTTCTGGCGGCAGGGTACGCTGGTCGACGGGATCGGCACCGTGGCGTTCTCGAACGCCTCGGGCGAATTCTTCGGCGGGAACCGCGCGGAGCGGTATCTCGTCTTCGCCGACCGGCGGACCACACACGGGGCGTATCGCCGATACGCGACGGATGAAGGAGGCCGCAGGACGTCACGCGTCCTGAGCGACCTTCCCTTCTACGACGCCCGCAGCCGCAACTGGTATCTCACCGCCCTCAACGCCACCGGCCCGACATGGGCGCCGATCAGCGTGTCGACGACCGAGGGGCGCCTCGACCTGACCGCCGTATCGCCCTGGTACGGAACCGACAACGCCCTGCGCGGCGTCTTCCTCGCCAAGGTGTCGTTGGCGCAGATCGACGATTTCCTGCGCCGGCTTCCCGTCGGCCGGTCGGGGCGGGTGTTCATCATGGAGCGCAATGGCGAGATCGTCGCCTCCTCTGCGGGGGAGAAGGCGCCTGGCGCCGCCGTCGGCAGGCGCGAGGCGCCGGACCGGGTGCGGGCGATCGACAGCCGCATTCCCATGATCGCGGGCGCGGCAAGGCGGCTCGCCGGGATGCCCGGCGGGATGACGAAACTGTCGGCCCCCCGGGAAGACGTCTTCGAGATCGACGGGCGGCGGTGCTTCCTCGAGAGCGTCCCGTTCCGCAGCCACCCGGGCATCGACTGGATCATCTGCACCATCCTTCCCGAATCCGATTTCATGGGGCCCATCGTCGCCAACGGCCGCAAGTCGGCGCTCCTCGCGGCGCTTGCCCTGTTCGCGTCCGCCCTGGCCGGCTGGGCGACCGCCCGCTGGGTGACGCGCCCGATCGTCGCGCTCCACGAATCGGCCCGGGCGCTCGCCAACGGCACCTGGGACCACCCCGTGCCGATCGACCGCAACGACGAGGTGGGCGCGCTGGCGCGCACGTTCAACGTCATGGCCGAGCGGCTTCACCATTCGATCGAGGTGCTGAACCGGGAGGTCGTCGATCGGCTGCGGGCCGAGCACGGGCTGCGCGAATCCGAGGAGAAGTACCGGGCGCTGTTCGAGGAGTCGCACGACATGATCTTCATCTCGACGCCGGGAGGGATGCTGCTCGATATCAACCCGGCGGGGGTGCGGATGCTGGGGTTCCCCTCGAAGGAGAAGATGCTCGGCATCCCGATCACGCCGGACCTCTACGCGTCCGCCGAAGACCGGGACTGGTTGGCCGCCGAGCTGCGCGCGCGAGGCGAGGTCAACGACTTCCAGACGGTCATGAGGCGTCCGGACGGCCGGGAGATCAACGTCGCGATCACCGCGTCGGCGATCCGGAACGGCTTGGGCGAATTCGTCGCCCTGCGCGGGATCGTCCGGGACGTCACGGAGCATATCCAGCTCGAGCAGCAGCTTCGCCAGGCCCAGAAGATGGAAGCGGTGGGGCAGCTCGCGGGTGGCATCGCGCACGATTTCAACAATATCCTCACGGCGATCATCGGGTACGCGAACCTGCTCGAGGGGCGGCTGGCGCCGGAAGACCCGCTGGCGGAATACCCCAGAAGCATCGCGGCCTCCGCCCGGAAGGCATCGGACCTGACGCGGGGGTTACTGGCGTTCAGCCGGAAGCAGGTGCTGAACATGCGGCCCGTCGACCTGAACGGGCTGCTCGAGGGCATGACGTCGCTTTTGCGCCGCCTGGTCCGCGAGGACATCGAAATCCTGACCGACTTCTGCGCCGAGCCCACCCCCGTGCTGGCCGACCCGGTGCAGGTCGAGCAGGTGCTCATGAACCTGGTCACCAATGCCGCCGACGCGATGCCCGCGGGCGGGAAGATCACGCTCGAGACCCGGGGCCGGGAGGGGCACGTCATCCTGTCGGTCGCGGACACCGGGACCGGGATGGACGAGGCGACGCAGGACAAGATCTTCGACCCCTTCTTCACCACCAAGGAAGTCGGCAAGGGAACGGGGCTCGGGCTTGCGATGGTGTACGGCATCGTCCGCCAGCACAAGGGAACGATCTACGTGGACAGCGAACCGGGCCGGGGGACGTGCATCAAGATCTCCCTTCCGGCCTCCGGGCCTGCGTTGCCCGGGATGGACGTCGTATCGATCAGCACCGGGCCGATGACCGGGCGCGAGACGATCCTGGTGGCCGAGGACGACGCGGCGCTGCGCGGGCTGGTCCGGGAGATGCTCCAGCAGT encodes the following:
- a CDS encoding radical SAM protein; the encoded protein is MLRITEIFASIQGESSHAGLPFVFVRLTGCNLRCRYCDTAYAYEGGDEASIEEILVQVAAFAVPRVAVTGGEPLLQPEAFGLVRALLDHGYAVLVETNGAVPLASLDPRAVKIMDVKCPSSGEAGKMIWENFEALTPQDEVKFVIADAEDYAYAKDVIARYRPGREFQPLLSPAFGLMPPDRLAGWIVSDALDARFQIQLHKVVWDPARRGV
- a CDS encoding ATP-binding protein, with protein sequence MRLPLRAVIVLLLVLFAVLPAALIGAISYDGSREAVRAMSQSLRGEIVSRVAQHLDHFLESAARVNQANVESARQGLLPLEDREAMARYFWRQGTLVDGIGTVAFSNASGEFFGGNRAERYLVFADRRTTHGAYRRYATDEGGRRTSRVLSDLPFYDARSRNWYLTALNATGPTWAPISVSTTEGRLDLTAVSPWYGTDNALRGVFLAKVSLAQIDDFLRRLPVGRSGRVFIMERNGEIVASSAGEKAPGAAVGRREAPDRVRAIDSRIPMIAGAARRLAGMPGGMTKLSAPREDVFEIDGRRCFLESVPFRSHPGIDWIICTILPESDFMGPIVANGRKSALLAALALFASALAGWATARWVTRPIVALHESARALANGTWDHPVPIDRNDEVGALARTFNVMAERLHHSIEVLNREVVDRLRAEHGLRESEEKYRALFEESHDMIFISTPGGMLLDINPAGVRMLGFPSKEKMLGIPITPDLYASAEDRDWLAAELRARGEVNDFQTVMRRPDGREINVAITASAIRNGLGEFVALRGIVRDVTEHIQLEQQLRQAQKMEAVGQLAGGIAHDFNNILTAIIGYANLLEGRLAPEDPLAEYPRSIAASARKASDLTRGLLAFSRKQVLNMRPVDLNGLLEGMTSLLRRLVREDIEILTDFCAEPTPVLADPVQVEQVLMNLVTNAADAMPAGGKITLETRGREGHVILSVADTGTGMDEATQDKIFDPFFTTKEVGKGTGLGLAMVYGIVRQHKGTIYVDSEPGRGTCIKISLPASGPALPGMDVVSISTGPMTGRETILVAEDDAALRGLVREMLQQFGYSVLLAADGLEAFEIYRADPGRIDMLLVDLVMPRMNGQTFYKAAQELNPGVRALFYSGYSADLVASESGLDPGMHLLHKPFTINDLGRKVRDVLDGAPSPGVV